Proteins from a genomic interval of Lycium ferocissimum isolate CSIRO_LF1 chromosome 2, AGI_CSIRO_Lferr_CH_V1, whole genome shotgun sequence:
- the LOC132046393 gene encoding probable prolyl 4-hydroxylase 10, producing MAVKGRHSRVGPRKSSNSTLIFGGFILLSFVGLIFLAFRIISIPSSSKGSQKAHDLSSIAHNTVQRQDDDDDGKKDQWVEVISLEPRAYVYHNFLSKEECEYLISLAKPHMQKSSVVDSATGKSMDSRVRTSSGTFLARGRDKVIRDIEKRIADFTFIPAEHGEGLQILHYEVGQKYEPHYDYFLDEFNTKNGGQRIATVLMYLSDVEEGGETVFPAAKGNYSAVPWWNELSECGKGGLSVKPKMGDALLFWSMKPDATLDPSSLHGGCPVIKGNKWSSTKWMRVHEYKA from the exons ATGGCAGTTAAAGGGAGACATTCCCGAGTTGGGCCTCGAAAATCCTCAAATTCTACACTAATCTTTGgtggatttattttgttgtcATTTGTCGGTCTCATTTTTCTTGCTTTCCGAATTATCTCCATTCCTAGTAGTTCAAAGGGTTCTCAGAAAGCACATGATCTTAGCTCTATAGCACACAACACTGTTCAAAG AcaagatgatgatgacgatggaAAAAAAGATCAGTGGGTTGAAGTGATTTCTTTGGAACCAAGAGCCTATGTTTACCATAACTTCTTG TCCAAGGAGGAATGTGAGTATCTGATTAGTCTTGCCAAGCCTCACATGCAAAAGTCAAGTGTTGTAGATAGTGCTACTGGCAAGAGTATGGACAGCAG GGTCCGAACCAGCTCTGGAACATTTCTTGCAAGAGGACGTGATAAGGTGATCAGGGATATTGAGAAAAGGATTGCAGATTTCACCTTCATACCAGCAG AGCATGGTGAAGGTCTTCAAATTCTCCACTACGAAGTGGGGCAAAAGTATGAGCCCCACTATGATTACTTTCTTGATGAGTTTAACACTAAAAATGGAGGTCAGCGCATTGCTACGGTTTTAATGTACTT GTCGGATGTTGAAGAAGGGGGTGAAACAGTATTCCCAGCTGCAAAGGGAAATTATAGTGCGGTCCCTTGGTGGAATGAACTATCTGAATGTGGAAAAGGTGGACTCTCTGTAAAACCAAAGATGGGTGATGCGTTGCTTTTCTGGAGCATGAAGCCTGATGCAACTCTGGATCCATCAAGTTTGCATG GTGGGTGCCCTGTGATTAAAGGTAACAAGTGGTCGTCTACAAAATGGATGCGTGTCCATGAATACAAGGCTTAA
- the LOC132046390 gene encoding uncharacterized protein LOC132046390, whose amino-acid sequence MILFNASPYSCRRGFDTPQSNSSSPKFALHKNPFPSPNPLTFNSNMASIYSCKECGTNFNLHTTYLYPPDFYFEAGNKGTLSFSAIDSSKFKFKKEDKIRPFFETLDYWGIQRKRTKMMCMNCGKLVGYVYDDGPPMTDSPGQFHFGPSQVIPRAPRYRLKNKALKITTET is encoded by the coding sequence ATGATTCTTTTCAACGCCTCGCCATATTCATGTAGACGCGGTTTTGACACTCCACAATCGAATTCATCTTCCCCAAAATTTGCCCTTCATAAAAACCCCTTTCCTTCACCAAACCCTCTCACCTTCAATTCAAACATGGCATCAATCTACAGTTGTAAAGAATGCGGTACAAACTTCAATCTCCACACCACATATCTCTACCCACCTGATTTTTACTTCGAAGCAGGCAACAAAGGTACTCTATCTTTCTCAGCTATTGATTCatccaaattcaagttcaagaaagaagATAAAATTAGACCCTTTTTCGAGACCCTTGATTATTGGGGTATCCAGAGGAAAAGGACCAAGATGATGTGTATGAATTGTGGGAAGCTTGTGGGTTATGTGTATGATGATGGGCCACCCATGACTGATAGTCCGGGTCAGTTTCATTTTGGGCCTAGTCAGGTTATTCCTAGAGCACCAAGGTATAGGCTAAAGAATAAGGCTTTGAAGATTACTACTGAGACTTGA
- the LOC132046392 gene encoding uncharacterized protein LOC132046392: MKQREGKSVTDGKKSKKIAPPPPPPPPASRFLLSRKLATPSLTKQEIAKYWKQKRKTEEEHFLDAIKAAARIRARNLSEEDYKHFVDSLYEYDKENEKVAENISETQDNVKDKRVGIKDWWTKSKYAYLNQPALKSMERHGSTYIPQLYCYKAPPPPVTTTFGIF, from the exons ATGAAGCAAAGGGAAGGTAAGAGTGTAACTGATGGAAAAAAGTCGAAGAAGATTGCTCCaccacctccaccaccaccaccagcaTCGAGGTTTCTTCTTAGCAGGAAATTGGCAACACCAAGCCTGACCAAACAGGAGATTGCTAAGTATTGGAAACAGAAGCGCAAAACTGAAGAAGAGCACTTCCTTGATGCCATCAAAGCTGCAGCCAGAATCAGGGCGCGCAATCTCTCG GAGGAGGACTACAAACATTTCGTGGATTCCTTGTATGAGTATGATAAGGAGAATGAGAAGGTAGCTGAGAACATCTCTGAAACTCAAGACAACGTGAAGGATAAGAGAGTTGGTATAAAGGACTG GTGGACGAAGAGCAAATATGCATATTTAAACCAGCCTGCTTTGAAGTCCATGGAACGCCATGGCTCCACTTATATTCCGCAACTATATTGCTACAAGGCTCCACCTCCACCAGTTACGACCACTTTTGGGATCTTCTAG